One genomic region from Proteus vulgaris encodes:
- a CDS encoding HesA/MoeB/ThiF family protein, translated as MLNDNDFMRYSRQVMLEDIGLEGQNKLQQARVLIVGLGGLGSPASLYLAGAGIGELILVDDDELHVSNLQRQILYRTQDIPDAKSEVAKQSLLALNPEIKITSYKQRIDDDSLSKLVKEVNLVLDCTDNMLTRQAINRACVAQQTPLISGSAVGFSGQLMVFEPPFTHGCYHCLYPDEAEPQRNCRTAGILGPVVGVIGTLQALEAIKLLSGLPCSLSGKLRLFDGRKQNWSTLRLTPSKTCPVCRGVA; from the coding sequence ATGCTAAATGATAATGATTTTATGCGTTATAGCCGACAAGTGATGTTAGAAGATATTGGCTTAGAGGGTCAAAATAAGCTTCAACAAGCAAGAGTACTGATTGTTGGACTTGGTGGATTAGGTTCTCCTGCATCACTTTATCTTGCTGGTGCAGGTATTGGTGAACTTATTTTAGTTGATGATGATGAATTGCATGTTTCTAATCTACAGCGTCAAATTCTTTATCGAACTCAAGATATTCCTGATGCAAAATCAGAGGTCGCAAAGCAGTCTCTGCTTGCATTAAATCCAGAGATAAAAATTACCTCTTATAAACAACGTATTGATGATGACTCATTGTCTAAACTAGTTAAAGAGGTCAATTTAGTCTTAGATTGCACAGATAACATGCTCACACGCCAAGCGATTAATCGTGCTTGTGTCGCACAACAAACTCCGCTTATCAGTGGCAGTGCCGTAGGGTTTAGTGGCCAACTTATGGTATTTGAACCTCCTTTCACTCATGGTTGCTATCACTGCCTCTATCCAGATGAGGCTGAACCACAACGAAATTGCAGAACAGCCGGAATTCTAGGTCCTGTTGTGGGTGTGATTGGCACACTTCAGGCACTTGAAGCAATTAAATTACTTTCAGGGTTACCCTGTTCTCTAAGTGGAAAACTTCGCCTCTTCGATGGTAGAAAACAAAATTGGAGTACTTTGCGTTTAACACCATCAAAAACATGTCCTGTTTGTCGAGGGGTAGCATGA
- the thiE gene encoding thiamine phosphate synthase, producing MNRSSNTPFASTEKKLGLYPVVDSVEWIERLLKTGVTTLQLRIKDKQPDNVEQEIIEAIELGKQYHARLFINDYWQLAIKHHAYGVHLGQEDLDIADLDAIKKSGLRLGISTRDEAELQRAKILHPSYIALGHIFPTTTKDMPSKPQGLEALKHQVEQTPDFPTVAIGGISLERVPDVVATGVGSVALVSAITKAPDWEQVTRKLLELVEGKPSC from the coding sequence ATGAACAGATCCTCTAACACCCCTTTCGCATCAACAGAAAAAAAGCTTGGGCTTTATCCTGTTGTTGATTCTGTTGAATGGATCGAACGCTTGTTAAAAACAGGCGTTACCACCCTGCAATTACGCATAAAAGATAAACAACCGGACAATGTTGAACAAGAGATCATTGAAGCAATAGAACTAGGTAAACAGTATCACGCAAGACTGTTTATTAATGACTATTGGCAACTGGCTATTAAACATCACGCCTATGGTGTTCATCTTGGTCAAGAAGATCTCGATATTGCAGATCTTGATGCCATAAAAAAATCAGGGCTACGCCTTGGTATTTCCACTCGCGACGAAGCGGAATTACAAAGAGCAAAAATATTACATCCATCTTACATCGCATTAGGGCATATCTTTCCAACCACAACTAAAGATATGCCATCTAAACCTCAAGGTTTGGAGGCACTCAAACATCAAGTAGAACAGACGCCTGATTTTCCAACTGTTGCTATTGGTGGGATTTCACTAGAGAGAGTACCTGATGTTGTTGCAACCGGCGTCGGTAGTGTTGCCTTAGTCAGTGCAATAACAAAAGCACCAGATTGGGAACAAGTGACTCGTAAATTATTAGAATTAGTGGAGGGAAAACCATCATGCTAA